In Vigna angularis cultivar LongXiaoDou No.4 chromosome 8, ASM1680809v1, whole genome shotgun sequence, the DNA window GTTACGAAATTAtgaaatttacatattttactatttcattttaaattttatgcatTTCGTTGTACAAAAGTTTTGTAGATTGAATAATTGTTAAATGTGTATGAACTTTTCAGTTTCTTGAAAATTAgtaaattaataatatgttcTTGAAAGTTTTATTTGTTCCATGGATTGAGGTTCAAGTGTATGgtagtttataaatataaaattgaagtgattagttatttttgttttttttttataatttgtctcTCCTCCTCCTTCAAATACGTTACCTTAATGCTTCTTGAATTCTTTTTCATAAAAGTtacatttcaataataaaattgtcttgtaaaatttcaaaaaaagtGTTATAGTTGTACTTTTTACTCATTTAACTactaaatcaaaattttgattcgTTAAATTGCTAATAACTCATACATTAAAAAACctgattaattatttacttatttttttttcttgattatccattattttttcatcttctttttccttttttttctttctttcattttcatcttccttCTTCTTATAGTGTGGTAATCGTATTAATTATCGAGGtgtgataaataatttatttggataatagaaaattgttaattttctacatagaatgtaaataaatttacttaAGTGAAAAGGAGATGAAACATAAAGTTAGTGTTGATGTGAAACTTGGAAGTCATTACAAACAAAGAATTGAGAAACAAAAGTACAAGAATCATATGAATAACCCGAATACAAGAATCATATGAATAACTTATGTGTTCCATATAATGTACTATATCCCTAAGCTATAactaaatatatcaaaataattttgaatcaaacatatcaaaataAGTTTGATTAGTTAGTTAATTTGACTTATTTCTCTAAACTCTAGTTAAGTTAgacaaaatttagttttttcttttaaaatatgagtcaaattgaatttaattcacagTTAAAAGGAttcaaataagttaaaaatgaatTGACATGTAGCTTATCaataataatcttttattattttttataaattttttattacagtTATTTACGATTTTTAATTACGCAAGttgaaaattcttatttttatttttaaataaactaaaccgttcttcaataatatttgaataatttgtatattttatttctcaaataaTGTTGACACTTTATTTTCAACTAAGATAATAATATGATGAAAATGTGCTTATTTATtgtaatgttataaaaaaatgtagtcATAAGAGTTTCTTATTATATGTGAAGTCTATTAGAAGTCCATTGAAAGATTGATGGTGTATATATTTATGGCGAAACTAGATAAATTGACGGTGTATATATTTATAGCAAAACTATAatgattttgaagaagtttGTGAAGAAATCTagataatgattttgaataAGTTTGTgatgaaatttagaaaaaagaaatgttgTCATGCTCTGATTCAAAAAGGagcaattttaattttgtgaactTTGAAAACAAAAGATATAATTTCAGATTTTACACCTACTATGACAAGAAAGCAAGACAaagcaaaaaatatttttatcaaaattgtgACAAACCGAATTTTTaaagattattaaaatttaaaaatgtatgacATACATTTATCAACTTGAGAAGCAATGTTGATCGGATGaagatattttattacttaaattatTGGTTTATATGccttaacaaaatattattataagtttcttaattttgttattatttgtaaGAACAAAATGCTATAAAAATTGAGTATCTATATACAagaattatacaaataaaaattatgaaatgaattatattttttaataatgggTATAAATTCCACgcttatactaaaaaaataaaattttaagctTGAAAAATACCACTCAAAAAATAGAAACAGCATACATTGTTGAGATTTTTATTAACCTAAAAGGGTATTCCATATCTAAATTGATCATTGTAACCTTGTATTTTGCTTCGTCAAGTTTATGCTAAAATCCCACAGTTTCTTGGCCAAATTCATGTCTCTGCCATGCGAGCATGCTTCTGAAACATTATTATCTACAAAATACTTGCCACTGATTCCATTTACTTCTGGGTGCAATGCTGCATAGCATGTTGTCGAAGCTCCCTATAATcatacaagttttttttatacattttagttTCTAATTCTGGTTGAACTTTTTaatcttcaaaaattatattttgttaaatgtaaaataaaagaggaatactttgtgtaaaaaatatatatttaaatctaCTTATATTGATTCTTGTGAGTCAAACTTACCTGCTGCACAGTTTTCACCACATTTCCAGCTAGAATATGGATTACAAATGGCCCTATCAGATTCCACATACCTGCATAAACCACACAGTATATGCCTATGTAACATAATTATACtatcattattaaaatgatattagtTAACGTAAAATTAATGTAAGAACATACTTAtaatatcatatcatataatgCATGGCTTTTATATACATTATATAGAAAGACCATTTAGAAAGAGTGCAACATAGtctcataaattaattttaaatttaattcaattttataaaatgatgtttgtacttatttatatattataaatttattttatttttagttaatattatattagataTCTAATATACTTTTCTTACgtgaaaacatatatattttaaccataaaactaaatattaataagtaaTTGAGACGGCAtgtttctaaaaaataaattttttaataatagacAATATAATAGactaaacaaataataaaattcattatgatatattttaacacATTATTCTAATACTATTTAATAGTTTGTGTTTTCCTTattccattttaataaaaataaattagaaaatttctTAAGAATAATATATGTACGTAGAACCAAATCTTAGGAATATATGCTACgaattttattaacaatagtatatgtaaaattaaattttagtaatatatgttataaattaaacaactttagaaaaaaaaagttatttatgttAGAATTTAGTTAAACATacgttgatatatatatatatatatatatatatatatatatatatatatatatatatatatatatatatatatatatatatatattttggaatgAGACAAGTTTATAGTTACATGGAGTGAGTTAACATTATTAAagtataatatgttaaataaaattttaggaaaatgttgaattaaatttCACTGAATACTATTAATAATACTTCCAGGTGATTTTGTtcattatatataaagttaaaagaaaattgcagTATAAGAGTATATTTTggttatgaaataattttttttaacatattataagttacttataatgtttttagtgctattaattaataaatgcaATGTCTTATAATGTGTTTATTactaatttatttgattaactTATAATTAATGTCATTAACACAttcaaaatagtttattttaggAGATTCTAAGTTATAAGCCATAAGTTATTTTAACTAACTTCTAGCCCGTATAGATGGTAGCTATgtagttcaaataaaaaataataatattataaattaaagtaaCAAGTATTTCATTATATTATGCTATGTAACAActagatataattaaaaatgtaaaaataataattttaatgttacaATGATTTACATTTctgaaagtaaataaaaaataactttgatTAATATTCCTTATAACAActcctttaaaaataaaatgacttctccaagtaaaaagaaaacatatataacttTTGAGAATTAAATAGaaatactaaaaattttaattagaatttgtttattttaatttaaaattgtaattactATTTAAAGTAGCTTAATCGTTTGTGAAAATATCTTGAGATAAACAGCTAATTTACTTGTCTAGTAATTGAAATCATGTTATTTACATTATTCTGATGTAAACCATAAACTTACACAAATGTATGGATTACCTGTGAGTAGAGGACTCTGAAGGTAAATATTGGTGACAGTGGCTCCTGGATGAAGAGAATTAGCAGTAATATCCACTCCATCTTCCTGATCATTTGCAAAATCAAACAACTGCTACTATTATGGCATGTTGAAATAATACATAACATTCTATTTGATGAAAAAGATAACTACCTACCATGCTTCATCATGgttaaataaacttattaatCAACTAtcaacatttaataatttataactcACTATGCCCCAACCTTGAGACGTCTTGCAAGTTCATTCACATGTAAAATATTAGCAAGCTTCGATTGTCCATAGGCACGCCAATTGCTGTAACTATAAacagaaagaaaattaattatatgcaCTTCTTTTGTTGAAATCTATATTATTcacataattataaatactcTATAAATGATACACAAAATTACATCTTTTTACCTGTTTCATCAATAAATAggatttttttttggatgaatttGTTCATAACAACTTCTTCAGAAAtacttttagaaaaagaaaataaacttttctataaattaaaattgatttaaggATTAGTtagattataaataatatttttcattttaagagCAAAACgtataatagaattaaatatcaataaattcCTAAAAGAGTGAGGTTCTGTTCTGTTCTGGGTTTTTTTAGAATCTGGTGCAGTTTCTTTTGAAAGTTATCTAAAAGGATAGATTCAAAAATATTTGTGAATACGATTAAGTTATGCTTTGAAACTACGACCTCTCACCTAATATATACTTacgaaaagaataaaaataataaatttataaatcattagtaactgatataaaaaaaagatgtatatatattattaggtTTAATATGGATACCTCTAAGAGTAACTGACACCATTAATCACTTTCATGCTAATCAATCAACTATATCTGTTTAGTACATATTATGTTGTTAACAGGTCACAGTGAGAATGCAAAATTAAATTTTCGTAACACTTTTTAACTTGggagaaaaataaaagcaaaaaggACATGCACGACTGCTCTgtttcttaaagaaaatataaatgatattttatcacgtataaattttttacatttatttaatattatcttttctatttttattgttttctaagaatataaaattttattttttataattattttatttttataatatatattttaaataaatataaacatatatattataaatctaCTTGCATAGATTTCAACTACTTTGGTACCTTGATGGATCGTTAAGTTTGTCAAAAAGGATTCCGTTAGGATAAGTAAATCTATGGCCCATGGAGGAGACATTAAGGATTCTTCCTTGAATCTTACTTTCTCTTGCtgttttcttcatattttccaACAACAGATTTGTTAGGAGAAAATGACCTGTGAAATTATGTTCAAAACATTGAGATTATTTTCACAATTTCGACCAAGgcaatatgataaaaaaaataataataatgtaatgaATACCTAAATAATTTATAGCAAATTGAAGTTCAATGTTGTCGTTGGATAGCATGAAAGGGCATGCACAAATCCCTGCATTGTTTCTtagaattgaagagaaaaaggaagttagaaaaatagtaaatgaaagaaaaagtagaatGATGAAGTTGGTGGTTACATCAAAATATTCAATGGAAGAGCAGTTGAATTAAACCGAACTACAAAATGATGAACAGAAGCCATTGAACTTAGATCCAACTTCATGACATCAAGTTTAGCAGTGGGAATTTGTTTAAGTATTGAATCCTTAACATTATAAGCATCCATCATATCAATCACTCCCATTATCACATGCACTCCACGCAATGCAAGAACACGAGCTGTCTCTGCACCTATACCGCTTGATGCACCTATTGTTCtttcaacaacaataacaacttcAATAAAAATGTCATTGTTTTCTATACGTTTAAGCATTATGAAAGAATCATTTATTGAGGAAGGGAAAGAAGAATGTGACCAGTAACAATAGCAGTAAGAGCAGTGCCGTCTATTCCGAGAGTAACTTCTTCAGCAGTGGAAGACCATGAAAATCCAGAAACTCCTCTTCTATTGAATGGGCACATCTCTTTTTCTCTGATGCAAATTCTCAATTCAATTCTTCTTTATATCAGTTTCAGTGTGGGTTGATGCCCCGACATGAAATCATAAATGACGTATGttagatgaagttttgatcacaTATTCCctcaaactttttatatatatatatatatatatatttatttatataaagtttgtaaggttagatttctaattatttaataaattagttttatttttgttgatgtgaaattttttaatatctaaacATGTGTGATTagacattaataaataatctaataataaatttatgtttaatactatattaagaaatcaatttaaatctaacttaataatacgaattattttataagataaaatttacgttcagttatatataataaactaataaactGAGATTATTTCATGTGTAACTTTTAACTATATCcacttatatataataaactctCATGTCTAATTTAACTATATGcttttaaatttgagttttgtttttgaaCGGTGTAGAAGCATATACACCAAAACTACGTGGAagataaagaaataataatagcAACAGTATGGAAAATATACAGAAAAATTAAGTAGGTTGAAGTAGAAAGGTGGTATGAGAAGGAAACTTCTTTAAGCACAATGAAACAAGCAGAGAACCCCACAACAGACCTTACAATAATTAGAAGGAACCTTGGAAATTGCTAGAACAGAAACACTAGCAAACCTGGTTTTAAGACCTTGGATCTGTGAAGCTTGCCTCTTCTCTATGTTTTCCAGCGGTTGAATCTGAATTGCATAAGTTTGTAGATTAATATATAAGTTCGATTCTATTCCAACATAAAcactaaaatacaaaaacaagaGCAAAAAACTtgaataacatatataaaataatttttgttgcAGCAATTTCTCAGACAGTCCTTGTTCCACCAGACATTTTAAATGTTTACcaacaaatatgaaaaacatgGGAGAACTATTAAGTATTTGGTAGGAGTTGATTTACCTACAGAATTCTTTGACCGTTTGAGAATAGATGATTCGGTTACCTCTCTCTCTATATAAAAGGGTTTTGTGATAACCCAAGAGAATTAAGAACaaacgaagaagaaaaagattgaTAAGGACTTGCAGGTGAAGGTGGTATTGATATCGAGGATGGGCTAAGTTATACTCTTCGaaacttattatatattatcttcaacaaccatttttattaattttttatctaacaactttatttatttttcaattaaacaatttaatttaatattattattatagagtCAACAAATGGAGGAAAAGAGTGGGTTGTTAAAATAACTCTTTTACATATGAAAGGTTGTTAACAAAAGGATAAGTTGTTCAAAGGTTGAGAAAGGTAACGCAATTTATTAAGTAAAGACCGACGGGGACAAAGCAACTATCTATAAAGTTTATTTGACAATATAAATTTGCCAACTTTTTGATAACTACATCTATTGTCGAATAATTGGTTCACTTGAAtgtctttttaaaaaaactaaattcttTTGTGGAAGAGGTTTTTGGAAGGGAAAAGTGGAAATTTGTTTGGCGGTTTCATTTCAGAAAAGTGAACTTCTTCCTCCGTCCTGAGATCTCATTCTCTCTCCACCACCATTGCTCTCACTTTCTGCTCTGGAAAACTTTCGATTTGTCTCCGGTTCTCGTTCTTCCTATCCACCATTGGTGTTACTCTCTCTCCATCGAATCGACCATTGTATTtggttcttgttcttgttctccACTGAAGCACATTTgctcctttcttcctctttttccttTGCATTGTCTGTGTCCCCTTCCCCTTTTCCCCATTGCATTGTCTATGTCCCCTTTTCCCTTACTCCATTTTGATTTACCATTTAACATTTTTGATATACCCATTTCCATTTGCATTTTATCCTTTggtaattgatttattttttatgcggTTAAATGTGTATCATTCTTTTAAAACGAAACATGTTGGTGATTTGAATGGAAGATTGACTCCGCAACAGAGGAAGTTAATTGCAAAGACACCATTTAGTTGGTTTTTAGAATTGTCTGACAATGTTAAGTTAAGTAGAAATATGTTAAATGAGTTATTAATTAGATGGGTAAACCTAGttgtgggttttttttttttgagaaaaatgtGTAGAATTCAAGGAAATGGATGTGTGTTTAATAAGGatgattgtattattttttaggaTGATTGTATTAATTGTTAGGATGACTGTATTATCTTTTAGGATTAATGTAATATGATATCATTGTAATGAACATGGTCAAGTTAATAGTAATGGAATACAAGGAACCTATCTGGTTATCATcgaatgttaaattattttaccatTATTACACTTGAAAAATAATCATTCACATTCAATTCACCCACTCAtctaaaaaatggaaaaaatgaCCAAAAACAGAGCAAAACCCTTCATGGAGAGTGTTGTTAATCCAACTAAGAGTATAGTTGAATTTTTCATACAAATGACCCTCTGGCATTTGTATAGAAACTTCAACTATACTTCTCAGCTGGAACAACACTACTCCTCATGATGGCTTTTGCtatgtttttgttgaatttttccatttttttagatgggtgagtgagtttaatgCTATTGAGTGTGTTTCCTGCACCAATGATGAGGTTAGgccattgatttcttcaaaaaaatgtaCATTGAGGTAGTTTTCTCCAactgaggtgaggtgcatgacCATTGTTGTAACACCCCTTCTCGGAGTGTCACAcgaaaattttttattttattaattaagaaatatgtcATCTAATGTTGTTACAatgcaaaaattttaaaaggcattttcaatatataatagATCTGTGAACAAGAGggaaaaatatacatataagataacgtgttgtcaactttgatctttgttgactattttaatcataacttttcccacagacctccaaatgaagtgattctttttttattagaaaaagactcaaaaatatttcaaatgactactaatttgtaatttttggacatctgagtaggtacagttaattccttaaagttaacattttatatattactaccaactttgacctttgctggttgttttgctcataactttctttatcaaactccaattgagttgattattgttttgttagaatctagactcaaataGCTTTTAAATGACTACTAAgtcataatttttagaccattGTACTAGATgcagttaatttaaaaaaaacatttttctaagattcctaaatgagtttacttccaagttattgtttcatgtttcttattttattttattttatttctttataaactGTCCATAATTCAAGGTAAAATAGTATTATAATTAAGGTGTGATGTGTTTCTACTAGCACAAGCTATACACCTATATGAACTTCACATACCTTGGTTCAAACACTTATATGGACTATTTTGTCCACAATTGAGTGGGACAAACTGTGTTTTGATGCACTTGATGCCATCAATGATGAGAAACATGAGGAGTTcatgaaaaaaatggaaaaaatcaCCATAGGGACACAAAAATGACGCTGGGGAGTCAAGTTCTCTCAGGTGGGGAGTCACGTGTAACTTTTTGTACAAATCAGCAATCAACCccttataatcgattatagggatcttgtaatcgattacatggatcttgtaatcgattaccagatgCCAGAGggtcatttgtacagaaacttgaaTTGTACTCCCTAGTTGGATGAATACTACTCCCCATGGTGGTTATTGTTCTTGTTTGTGACTTTTTCCATTTCTTGTGAATGAGTGACTATATCTACCTTTGTCCAAACACCCATATAGGCTTTTTCCCCACATTGCTATGTACCAAGATCTTCTCCATGCACTAAACAACACAATTGATGACTAAACTCACTCATCAATTActtaaacaattatttcaacaaattatCAGAATCATCACTTCAAATCACTTTCTAAAATAGATTTAcattcaaaaaaattcaatagcaaatgatgacaaagaccaattcaaagcaatggaataATCtccatatatattataattggtAATAATTCTCACAATCCATTTACGTCtacaaaatgtataaaaatagaTCTtctatcagaaaaaaaaaacccatacAATCATCACTACTGTTTAAGACCAGTTCCTTTGTACGACGTTCTTAGCGCACGACTCTTGAAACATTTGTGTCAACCATCCTTCATCCGCGTGTACATATTGCTTTGCTCCATGGCAATGCCACCCTCGCCTTCAAAGCCAATGTTCATGTTGGCTGTGGGGTCAATCTTCCATTCAAATCACCAACACACTTCGTTTTGAAAGAATGAGGCACATTCAactacatgaaaaaaaaatcaatcactAAAGGGAAAACTGCTAATGCTAATGAATACATCAAAATGATAAAGGCTAAATCAAAATGGAAAGAGGGAAAAAGGGATAGGGGAAAGTGAAAAGGGGAAAGGGCAAACAGGAAAGGGGAAAGGAGAAGAGGAAATTGGAAACATGAAATGCGAAACGGAAAATGGAAAGAGGAAAGGGAATACCTTCTCCTCCATTGCTTCACTGGAGAAGAACAACCCTTTTTGCTTCTTGAGAGAGAAATGAGAGAGAACAATGAGAGAGGTTGGAGAGAGAAACGAAATGGAGAGGGTAGAAAGAATGAAATATGGCTTCAAAATGAAGAGGGCAGGATGGGTAATTTCGAAACCCTGAAAAGGTTACATGTGCACTCTTTTCCACGTCAGCAAAagcaaaatttttattaaacaccATCCAATAAGAAGTTGACATGTGGCCATTGTTAAATTGATCTCAAATGTCAGTTGTTAACGTATCACGAtccaacttttattttaaaaaatgagaaacaattgactttattttaaaaagtgagAGACAATTGATAGTTTggtagttatatatatatatatatatatatatatatatatatatatatatatatatatatatatatataattgaatattattcGGTCTTATCACTAAAAAATGGTCCTAGTCCAATATATATTGgattttaagtaaaaaagtatttaatttatccCAATTCGATCAtgaacaataatataaataacacatCTTATGAAGTATATTAATTAttctcattattttatttactatatattttttttatgctagAAAGACTTAGACGTTAAAGTGTTAGAAATTGAAGTTTGAAGTGTTtgggttatatatatatatatatatatatatatatatatatatatatatatatatatatatatatatatatatatatatatatatatatatatataaacagaaaattaacaaacaaaaaagaaaaaaatattgcaaGGATTTTCGAAGTGACGACCTTAATAGGTATTGAAAGGTTATAACTTTAGAAAAATGTATTGAAAGGGATAAGAAAGGTGGCAAAATTGTGGGTGTGAATAACAAATCTATCTTGTAGTTAAGTTAAGTGttaattaataaagttataatttataagttcTTAATtgttaaactaatttatttgttagtagtttgtattttataagttagaaattcttaaatttattttgatatattaagaTAACATGAGAGACTTTTGGTAGCTATTTAAGATTCTTTGCtcaaaaaaatatactatatgTGTAGTGCTTAACGTAAAAAATTAAATCCTCGTGAAAAATCAAGATtctaaattattcattttaattttgtatttcttttattgaaattttcttttaactacTCTTTTAATCTTTCTATTGCacatgataaatattttttataaaattataatttttataaataaatatttttacatttataaattatactatataattaatatttataataaatatttttaaaattttataaaccatatatgattaaaaaatcatacaaaaagttaaaatttgtaataCAAGTCTTTAGAAACTTTATCCATATTGAATTTAAGCTACACAGAAGATAAAAATAGAGAAGCTGAAA includes these proteins:
- the LOC108344171 gene encoding short-chain dehydrogenase TIC 32, chloroplastic, with product MCPFNRRGVSGFSWSSTAEEVTLGIDGTALTAIVTGASSGIGAETARVLALRGVHVIMGVIDMMDAYNVKDSILKQIPTAKLDVMKLDLSSMASVHHFVVRFNSTALPLNILINNAGICACPFMLSNDNIELQFAINYLGHFLLTNLLLENMKKTARESKIQGRILNVSSMGHRFTYPNGILFDKLNDPSSYSNWRAYGQSKLANILHVNELARRLKEDGVDITANSLHPGATVTNIYLQSPLLTGMWNLIGPFVIHILAGNVVKTVQQGASTTCYAALHPEVNGISGKYFVDNNVSEACSHGRDMNLAKKLWDFSINLTKQNTRLQ